The sequence GCCAACGATATTCCGGTACGTGAAAAGAACTATTCGCTCTATGAGGCCTATGGAGCCGACGAAGCCTTTCTAACAGGAACGTTTGGGGCGCAGACACCCGTTGCCTCGATCGACGGTAAGGCTATTGGCGACCATTCAGGGGCCGGACCAATGACGCGCCGCTTGCGAGAACTCTACAAGGATTTGGTTCAAGCAAACGTTTCAGAATTCAAGCAGAATGCAAGGGCGGCACCTGAAAAGGTCAAACTCGCCGAGGGCGGCGCATGAAGATCGGAACCAATAGCCTGCTGCTTGTCGGTTGCGGAAAGATGGGCTCCGCCCTGCTTCGTGGTTGGCTATCGGCTGGTCTTGCGCCAGATCAGGTAACAGTTCTTGATCCAAATCCGTCAGACTGGCTGCGCGAACTTGAAGCTATTGGGTTGCACCTGAACATAGATGTTGATCCGGCCCCCTCTGTGGCGGTCATTGCCGTAAAACCGCAAGTTTTGGCCAAAGCTATTCCGGGGTTGCGTGATTTTGGAGGGGGTGGAACCCTTTTCGTTTCCATTGCCGCAGGTGCGAGCATGTCGGCTTTCGAAAACCTTCTTGGTCCAAACACACCCGTCGTGCGCACAATGCCGAATACGCCTGCCGCAGTTGGCGCAGGGATGACTGCGCTAGTTCCGAATCTGCATGCTTCGCCGGATCAGGTGAGCCTTGCAGATATGCTGATGCGGGCGGTCGGTGAGACTGTGCTTTTGGATGACGAACCGCAAATGCACGCTGTTACTGCAATCTCAGGCTCCGGTCCTGCCTATGTCTTTGCTTTGACCGAGGCTTTGGCTCGGGCGGGAACAGAATTGGGCCTTCGCGATGACATTGCGCAAAAACTGTCAAGCGCGATGGTTTGTGGAAGTGGCAAGCTAATGGATTCAAGCACTGAGACACCTGCTGAA comes from Yoonia sp. GPGPB17 and encodes:
- the proC gene encoding pyrroline-5-carboxylate reductase, whose protein sequence is MKIGTNSLLLVGCGKMGSALLRGWLSAGLAPDQVTVLDPNPSDWLRELEAIGLHLNIDVDPAPSVAVIAVKPQVLAKAIPGLRDFGGGGTLFVSIAAGASMSAFENLLGPNTPVVRTMPNTPAAVGAGMTALVPNLHASPDQVSLADMLMRAVGETVLLDDEPQMHAVTAISGSGPAYVFALTEALARAGTELGLRDDIAQKLSSAMVCGSGKLMDSSTETPAELRVQVTSPNGTTAAGLEKLQAKDAGIDQLILETAQAAFNRSVELSQEAR